A stretch of the Planktothricoides raciborskii GIHE-MW2 genome encodes the following:
- a CDS encoding ferrochelatase translates to MVATPEKLQEIPQAISGKNKIAVLLMGYGEVESYEDFANYNEQALNLLTAKFAPVPTWMYPPFAKLLAMFDFHEWNHQHGHFISPHNGIFEQQRAGIEAELQKRWGSDVQVFKAFNFCAPFLPAQVIAEIKDQGFDQLLIYPLLVVDSIFTSGIAIEQVNKALDRLNQDPEPWLKGMRYIPSFYNQPAYIDLMAEMVETEIASELGDKYLPSEIGIVLMNHGCPHEAKGFVSGIDESQALYELVRNKLINRYPLISVGWLNHQTPLIKWTQPNAELAALNLIQLGAKAIVFMPIGFATENHETLLDVHHIIHAIERRFSQVSFIQMSCVNEHPSFLKMAAEWANPQIEALLSESALSESAIGPIHHHSSSHSHHHSHHHHSH, encoded by the coding sequence GTGGTTGCAACTCCCGAAAAACTCCAAGAAATCCCCCAAGCAATTTCCGGTAAAAATAAAATCGCTGTTTTGCTGATGGGATATGGCGAAGTAGAAAGCTACGAAGATTTCGCCAACTATAATGAACAAGCGCTCAATTTACTGACCGCAAAATTTGCCCCAGTTCCTACCTGGATGTATCCCCCGTTTGCCAAATTATTGGCGATGTTTGATTTTCACGAATGGAATCACCAGCATGGACACTTTATTTCTCCCCATAATGGGATTTTTGAACAACAAAGAGCCGGGATTGAAGCCGAACTGCAAAAACGTTGGGGAAGCGATGTTCAAGTCTTCAAAGCTTTTAACTTTTGTGCGCCTTTCTTGCCCGCACAAGTCATCGCTGAAATCAAAGATCAAGGATTTGATCAGTTATTAATTTATCCTTTGTTAGTGGTGGATTCTATTTTCACCAGTGGCATTGCTATTGAGCAAGTAAATAAAGCATTGGATCGGTTAAATCAAGATCCAGAACCCTGGCTCAAGGGAATGCGTTATATTCCGTCTTTTTACAATCAACCAGCCTATATTGATTTGATGGCCGAGATGGTTGAAACGGAAATTGCCTCGGAACTTGGTGATAAATATTTGCCTTCAGAAATTGGCATTGTGCTGATGAATCATGGTTGTCCCCATGAAGCCAAAGGATTTGTTTCCGGGATTGATGAATCTCAGGCTCTTTATGAATTAGTCCGCAACAAACTGATTAACCGTTATCCCTTAATTTCTGTGGGTTGGTTAAATCATCAAACTCCTTTGATTAAATGGACGCAACCGAATGCGGAATTGGCAGCGCTGAATTTAATTCAGTTAGGGGCTAAGGCGATTGTGTTTATGCCGATTGGATTTGCTACGGAAAATCACGAGACACTTTTAGATGTTCATCATATTATTCATGCGATCGAACGGCGTTTTAGTCAGGTGTCATTTATTCAGATGTCTTGTGTGAATGAACATCCCAGTTTCTTGAAAATGGCGGCAGAATGGGCGAATCCTCAAATAGAAGCGCTGTTATCCGAGTCGGCTTTATCCGAGTCAGCGATTGGACCCATCCATCACCATAGTTCATCTCACAGCCATCATCATTCACATCACCATCACAGTCATTAA
- a CDS encoding DUF3685 domain-containing protein: MSNDLQGKAIRLILIDHDPIFRLGLRTFLAQFAEISVLVDVSTVAAALHELKEIKSQEIKSQEIKSAPSAAPSIDLVLLAVEGVTPAEPDQGAIALIKTLKSEYAQLPLLLIDSWLSDREIHAARELGVKGYFPKGTEPTVLVNAIRQITAGISDWVGGDIPISGKQRRLSATVTGSPISVKPRRLWMQNLRLSANRQMNAHIVELDAQLKNIHLSQFDRFFLLGRRRELRVARWLVNQILPAISGSETQLTLENTVSFSEVKISPVSTQNSIDLRFSVSGDLQRSPQIYPLDFSTLKSQLFDRILTKLQSRLENLTDIPLEIDILKLEKKQQLFYLILRQFEEIIGTLKYSQIQPDGLQEKQEILLSDLWQATIIEFFGKYSSLSMGLSMGNQQIVDIVPLISQDAAQVQASILNKIPQGSELFSYLLFQTSFTIENVEYLADSSESLQHAEFLLENLMIQVANAVIYPLLNRLADVEKIKQDFYDSRWMTTREIERFRNNLSWRYRWQKYWQEPKSIFESQYVLLVLDERGIRKISSYAPRREELAQLNGLQQTVTLLLETRDAIAPRVESMMVFLGSGGRYLLMQLGRGIGLIAQGIIQGIGNSLQDLKVRKNREP, encoded by the coding sequence ATGAGCAATGATCTTCAGGGCAAAGCCATCAGGCTAATACTAATTGACCATGACCCCATCTTTCGACTGGGATTAAGAACTTTTTTGGCTCAGTTTGCCGAGATTTCTGTCCTGGTAGATGTTTCAACGGTTGCCGCAGCTTTGCATGAGTTAAAGGAAATTAAAAGTCAGGAAATTAAAAGTCAGGAAATTAAAAGCGCACCCTCGGCAGCGCCATCTATAGACTTGGTGCTTTTGGCTGTGGAGGGAGTCACTCCGGCGGAACCAGACCAAGGCGCGATCGCTCTAATTAAAACCTTAAAAAGTGAATATGCCCAACTGCCTCTGTTATTGATTGATTCCTGGCTCAGTGACAGAGAAATTCATGCGGCTCGTGAATTAGGGGTTAAAGGATATTTTCCTAAAGGCACCGAGCCGACAGTTCTGGTCAATGCCATTCGGCAAATCACGGCGGGGATCAGCGATTGGGTTGGCGGTGACATCCCAATTTCTGGAAAACAGCGGCGGTTATCGGCCACGGTCACAGGGTCGCCAATTTCTGTGAAGCCTCGCCGTTTATGGATGCAAAATCTGCGGCTATCGGCGAATCGGCAAATGAATGCCCACATTGTTGAATTAGATGCTCAACTAAAAAATATCCACTTATCACAGTTCGATCGTTTTTTTCTCTTGGGACGACGACGAGAACTCAGGGTCGCTCGTTGGCTGGTAAATCAGATTTTGCCTGCTATTAGTGGATCTGAAACGCAATTAACTCTGGAAAATACTGTCAGTTTTTCTGAGGTGAAAATTTCACCAGTTTCCACCCAGAATAGCATAGATTTAAGGTTTTCGGTATCCGGAGATTTACAGCGATCGCCCCAAATTTATCCTTTAGATTTCTCCACCTTGAAATCTCAGTTATTCGATCGCATCTTAACTAAACTCCAATCTCGGTTGGAAAATTTAACCGATATACCCCTAGAAATTGATATTCTGAAGCTTGAAAAAAAACAGCAACTTTTCTACCTAATTTTGCGCCAATTTGAGGAAATTATCGGCACTTTAAAATATTCTCAGATTCAGCCTGATGGATTGCAGGAAAAACAGGAAATACTCCTGAGTGATTTATGGCAAGCCACCATTATTGAATTTTTTGGCAAATATTCTTCCCTGTCTATGGGCTTGTCTATGGGCAATCAACAAATTGTTGATATTGTGCCATTGATTAGCCAAGATGCCGCTCAGGTTCAAGCCAGTATTTTGAATAAAATACCCCAAGGGAGTGAGTTATTTTCTTATTTATTATTTCAAACATCTTTTACTATAGAAAATGTGGAATATTTAGCCGACAGTTCAGAATCATTGCAACACGCCGAATTTTTGCTAGAAAATTTAATGATTCAAGTGGCGAATGCAGTGATTTATCCCCTGTTAAATCGGTTGGCTGATGTGGAAAAAATTAAACAAGATTTTTATGATTCGCGGTGGATGACTACGCGAGAAATTGAACGTTTTAGAAATAATTTATCTTGGCGATATCGCTGGCAAAAATATTGGCAAGAACCCAAGTCTATCTTTGAAAGTCAATATGTTTTATTAGTGTTAGATGAGCGGGGCATCCGCAAAATTTCCAGTTATGCCCCACGACGGGAGGAGTTAGCCCAATTAAATGGATTACAACAAACCGTGACTTTGTTGCTGGAGACCAGAGATGCGATCGCCCCCCGGGTCGAATCCATGATGGTCTTTCTCGGCAGTGGAGGTCGCTATTTGCTGATGCAATTAGGTCGAGGAATTGGGTTAATTGCTCAGGGAATTATTCAGGGTATTGGTAACTCTTTACAAGACCTGAAAGTGAGAAAAAATCGCGAACCTTAA